The following proteins come from a genomic window of Daphnia carinata strain CSIRO-1 chromosome 6, CSIRO_AGI_Dcar_HiC_V3, whole genome shotgun sequence:
- the LOC130690098 gene encoding sterol regulatory element-binding protein cleavage-activating protein-like, whose product MAFIDPQIGHHPVVEDVDPTALANGRGLNSSTKGLSIPDRVALLYYKHGLLCSSYPWCTIVVAIIIVLTSCHPLLSLPFPGNEPEEISFPLPEKRISMDQDIETLQYPTRWGTQQPSFFIQQIVIRSSVNPWTSDLGLMDAFRGPLGEVFKIHSGLLGFHSHTSNLTLRDVCLYVESVAPRARSFQHLLPEFSCLVLSPANLWQLDENTFRNDAQFLDTIFSYKNPVVEVRSSMADILFGVPLKISGLKKYPVKTRSRVLTFALTIILKSHSEPFLSDLRLKLRNQFPLHSSTQESSPSRRTVVHIYYPERFNYLELIPLTFVYLVLFLYIYFSVRKIEMVKSKFGMAFSAVVTVVASMGMSVGLCTWFGLRFTLQGRDVFPYLVVIVGLENILVLTRSVVSTPANLDVKIRVAQGLSREGWNITKNLLTEITILTVGFFTFVPAIQEFCLFAVVALLSDFILQMLFFSTVLSIDILRKELSEIQRQRRQLQPGQQYLATNHSVQTPSSAERAFTANPVHPHLRTRGHSAAVSSKVTPTAVVAPSSYTHNRSAMARVPRRIRIVHFWARTRFFQRTFMVAVVIWMSIFFYKYVAIENLTDETAAWTVQPNDSSPIEFPAQSPQPSVKVSCAAGSNCVQTSEPDVTKETGIHRATSEYAAVSSSNGKEETDWQSRLQHPKNVDLWRRLSYRHWPDLLDIYNISLAGKCIAILPSIRLSIPVHPERVSEVRNSRDGEYLTRSRWKSLASALDSLDVLDGDDSDFGLSGLNHDGGLNSGSGGNGGSDEDSKTPFVPSSPIEIILTTLLAIPSVAFIAYVTVVLYRCICSRHYAEWRSSSTFWGWAGNAGGGLTQESREYYSQIVAESMPLVLDGHRSPIECISTDGDVVSSVCLAGQLHIWDIQTGDAVAQIDRNTYFAALQQQSTPSSPNGLRHDTYSSTHEMSASNGPNFSNPIVLRSSGSFHSPPASPNDLSWKDRTSPTSVKTSYCPSPVWCMECFDGQVALGCANGRIEIWSHSSGLRCLYDDGSGVGVAKLKVSGEYLLAARLNGTLESFQFHADFDSSVGDRRVHPIHGVDEYDSEGRNSPSVFRLIRINWARAHQQPISVLEASANGSRVVTGSLDHCLKVWRLETLTALYCLHGHRGPITALFIDAAYPCSASGSGSQDGMLCMWDLSSGTCVYSLQAHDGSVSVLTYTSSYVISLGADDKLCVWERFQGHLLNSLSLARLALCGSLAMLNDRLLVTSRQGSLVVWDVRTGESIREVRLGDADSSTFVRHVMVVRDNVICDYGTQLRIVSFPMISTHKVE is encoded by the coding sequence ATGGCCTTTATTGATCCACAAATTGGCCATCACCCCGTTGTCGAAGATGTTGATCCGACTGCACTTGCTAATGGGAGAGGATTGAATTCTAGCACTAAAGGCCTCAGCATACCTGATAGAGTAGCGTTACTCTACTACAAACACGGTCTCCTTTGCTCCAGCTACCCCTGGTGTACAATAGTAGTAGCAATTATCATTGTCCTCACTTCATGTCACCCGCTGTTGTCATTGCCGTTTCCTGGCAATGAACCAGAGGAGATATCTTTCCCACTTCCTGAGAAAAGAATCTCTATGGAtcaagatattgaaactctccaGTACCCAACAAGATGGGGAACTCAACAGCCATCATTTTTCATTCAGCAGATTGTAATACGATCTTCAGTCAACCCGTGGACCTCTGACTTGGGCCTGATGGATGCTTTTAGAGGTCCTTTGGGTGAAGTTTTCAAGATACATTCAGGTCTGCTGGGCTTCCACTCACACACTAGTAATTTGACTCTTAGAGACGTTTGCCTTTACGTTGAGAGCGTTGCTCCTAGAGCTCGTTCGTTCCAACATCTTCTCCCGGAATTCAGTTGTCTCGTCCTGTCACCTGCAAATTTGTGGCAACTAGACGAGAATACCTTCCGCAACGACGCACAATTTCTGGACACCATATTTTCGTACAAGAACCCAGTGGTGGAAGTGCGTTCCAGCATGGCCGACATCCTCTTTGGAGTCCCGCTCAAAATCAGCGGTTTGAAGAAATATCCAGTCAAGACTCGATCTCGAGTCCTCACCTTCGCGCTCACCATCATTCTTAAATCACACTCTGAACCGTTTCTCTCCGATTTGCGCCTCAAGCTCCGCAATCAATTCCCACTGCATTCTAGCACTCAAGAATCCAGCCCATCTCGACGCACAGTCGTTCACATCTACTACCCAGAAAGGTTCAACTACTTGGAGCTTATCCCGCTGACCTTTGTCTACTTAGTGTTGTTCCTCTACATTTACTTCTCGGTTCGCAAGATAGAAATGGTGAAATCAAAGTTCGGTATGGCTTTTAGTGCCGTCGTCACTGTGGTGGCATCAATGGGCATGTCCGTCGGTCTCTGCACGTGGTTCGGATTACGTTTCACGCTCCAAGGACGAGACGTATTCCCTTACCTAGTCGTGATCGTTGGCTTGGAGAACATTTTGGTGTTGACCCGCTCCGTGGTATCAACGCCCGCCAACTTGGACGTTAAAATCCGTGTGGCTCAGGGACTTAGTCGCGAAGGCTGGAATATAACCAAAAATCTTTTGACCGAGATCACGATCTTGACGGTTGGCTTCTTCACCTTTGTCCCAGCAATTCAAGAATTCTGCCTATTTGCCGTCGTCGCCCTCCTGTCCGATTTCATCCTGCAAATGCTGTTCTTCTCCACCGTCCTGTCCATTGACATATTGCGCAAAGAGTTGTCGGAAATCCAACGCCAACGGCGACAGCTTCAACCTGGCCAGCAATACTTGGCCACCAATCACAGCGTCCAAACTCCAAGCTCAGCGGAACGTGCGTTTACAGCTAATCCTGTCCACCCACACTTACGCACGCGGGGGCACTCGGCTGCCGTATCGTCCAAAGTCACTCCAACGGCCGTTGTAGCGCCTTCGTCCTACACGCACAATCGATCAGCTATGGCCAGAGTGCCACGACGGATAAGGATTGTTCATTTCTGGGCCCGAACGCGCTTTTTCCAGCGTACCTTTATGGTGGCTGTCGTCATCTGGATGAGTATCTTCTTCTACAAGTACGTGGCCATCGAGAATTTGACAGATGAAACGGCTGCGTGGACAGTTCAACCGAACGATTCATCGCCGATTGAATTTCCAGCGCAATCACCGCAACCCAGTGTCAAAGTCTCGTGCGCTGCCGGATCCAATTGTGTTCAAACAAGTGAACCAGATGTCACGAAAGAAACGGGAATCCACCGCGCTACATCTGAATATGCGGCCGTGTCGTCGTCCAACGGCAAAGAAGAAACCGATTGGCAGAGTCGGCTGCAACATCCGAAAAACGTAGATCTTTGGAGAAGATTGTCTTATCGTCACTGGCCTGATTTGCTGGATATTTACAACATTTCTCTGGCCGGAAAATGCATAGCCATATTACCTTCCATTCGTCTTTCCATTCCGGTCCATCCCGAACGGGTGTCGGAAGTGCGCAACAGTCGGGATGGTGAATACCTGACACGATCCCGCTGGAAATCTTTGGCATCAGCTCTCGATTCGCTTGACGTTCTGGACGGCGATGACAGTGATTTCGGCTTGTCGGGTCTCAATCACGACGGAGGTCTCAATAGTGGATCAGGCGGGAACGGGGGTTCGGACGAAGACAGCAAGACGCCCTTCGTTCCATCTTCCCCGATTGAAATCATCCTGACAACTCTGTTGGCCATACCCAGCGTGGCGTTCATCGCTTACGTCACGGTAGTGCTGTACCGTTGCATCTGCTCCCGCCACTACGCCGAATGGAGGAGCTCTTCGACTTTCTGGGGCTGGGCCGGCAATGCTGGTGGCGGTTTGACGCAAGAGTCTCGCGAGTACTACTCTCAGATAGTAGCCGAGTCGATGCCTCTAGTCCTTGACGGCCATCGTTCGCCAATCGAGTGCATCTCTACGGATGGCGATGTTGTCTCCAGTGTCTGCCTGGCTGGCCAGCTTCACATTTGGGACATTCAAACGGGCGACGCGGTAGCTCAAATCGATCGGAATACGTACTTTGCCGCCCTACAGCAACAGTCAACGCCGTCCTCGCCGAACGGTCTCCGCCATGACACGTATTCATCAACTCACGAAATGTCCGCGTCTAACGGTCCCAACTTTTCGAACCCGATTGTTTTGAGATCTTCGGGCTCGTTCCATTCTCCTCCAGCCAGCCCCAACGACCTGTCGTGGAAGGACAGGACTAGTCCGACTAGCGTGAAAACGTCTTACTGTCCGTCACCAGTGTGGTGCATGGAATGCTTTGATGGACAGGTGGCGCTGGGCTGCGCCAACGGACGCATTGAAATTTGGAGCCACAGTTCGGGATTGCGTTGCCTTTACGATGACGGCAGTGGCGTCGGAGTAGCGAAACTGAAAGTGAGCGGCGAATATCTTCTGGCTGCGAGGCTCAATGGAACCCTGGAGTCGTTCCAGTTTCATGCGGATTTCGACAGTTCTGTCGGAGATCGCCGTGTTCATCCCATCCACGGGGTTGATGAATACGATTCAGAAGGTCGAAATTCTCCGTCAGTGTTTCGTCTTATCCGGATCAACTGGGCCAGGGCTCACCAACAGCCCATCTCAGTACTAGAGGCGTCGGCCAATGGCAGCCGAGTAGTGACGGGTTCTCTTGATCATTGCCTCAAAGTCTGGAGACTGGAGACGTTGACGGCCCTCTACTGTTTGCATGGCCATCGTGGACCTATTACGGCGCTGTTTATCGACGCTGCCTACCCTTGCAGCGCATCGGGTAGCGGGAGTCAGGACGGAATGCTGTGCATGTGGGATCTGTCCAGCGGTACTTGTGTCTACAGTTTACAAGCTCACGACGGAAGCGTGTCTGTTCTCACCTACACTTCCTCCTATGTAATCAGCCTGGGCGCCGACGACAAACTCTGCGTGTGGGAACGGTTCCAGGGCCATCTGCTCAACTCTCTTTCATTGGCCCGTCTGGCTCTGTGCGGCAGTTTGGCGATGCTTAACGACCGGTTACTCGTGACAAGTCGTCAAGGTTCGCTGGTCGTCTGGGATGTCCGAACGGGCGAATCAATTCGTGAAGTCCGTCTGGGTGATGCCGACTCCAGCACCTTTGTTCGTCACGTTATGGTCGTCAGAGATAATGTCATCTGTGACTACGGTACCCAGCTGCGTATCGTCTCCTTCCCCATGATTTCCACTCACAAAGTCGAGTAA
- the LOC130690107 gene encoding uncharacterized protein LOC130690107 yields the protein MPFGEVMYRCNANYCFSSVFRNRVVGLVITLALMQLFLFSFYLNGLHSQAVVTTNTGSSSNSPVSSSEQQDGHNHPLELAAVVQQAVRPRHVDDPIVLADAGSAATVGPDFNLGQRSVPVGQEAERADDAFLNPSISKAKAVMGDAAKKALDHLMTNKKPAMDLMAMAAKKLSADPNDPVAKLGLNLLANAFNNMKNQRGPAQLKPQQQQQSTNEVVGRSQQQAVANNNEPVSSSAVNDVEDPAKSQYANLAQMGLQMLTNGLADPSSIAANKASSPDMRMLEMASQLMWQSAKLSKAGFDPQMAKSALGLLKGAVASQKLDPKVILGLAGKMMTMQQQLQQQTAPVSGETNGGGFNLLSQLLSNGQLASALLNAGAAAAQPAVSADQSNTIYRNYVKVTSRKLPTLKSKMSSPYSIPSGKVVVDIGFQFTMETVDTCRSNATYLIMAVSSAAHTEERQAARDTWIKDLHQLVGGKVDVVFIIGQTANVTLHRAVEEEATTHRDLIQTNVQEPIENGVFKTLAGLVWIDRNCPEIEQILKIDDDVYVSAATMLKAMEKGKARPTITGSLIDSMSPHTTSDERHKASKKAWPLKEFPRFILGGAYLMGRPAVPRLLAAAQITPILPLEDVYVTGLCAVGGKVELIPNKSLFEEEISEELDTCTFEDFASWRSTGPADVKQTWNFAQAMKRSGEVCVTTNKCARTFMGICIPSSS from the exons ATGCCTTTCGGTGAAGTCATGTATCGGTGTAACGCCAATTACTGTTTCAGCAGCGTCTTCCGCAATCGCGTCGTCGGCCTCGTCATCACGCTGGCCCTCATGCAactctttctcttctctttctacCTCAACGGACTCCACAGTCAGGCGGTGGTCACGACCAATAcgggcagcagcagcaacagtcCCGTTTCGTCATCGGAGCAACAGGATGGGCATAATCACCCGTTAGAATTGGCTGCCGTCGTCCAACAGGCCGTTCGGCCGCGACACGTAGACGACCCTATAGTGCTGGCAGACGCCGGGAGCGCGGCTACGGTCGGGCCTGACTTTAACCTTGGTCAACGGTCAGTGCCAGTGGGTCAAGAGGCGGAGCGGGCAGACGACGCATTCCTTAACCCGTCTATCAGCAAAGCCAAGGCCGTCATGGGTGACGCCGCCAAAAAAGCCCTCGACCACCTGATGACCAACAAGAAACCAGCCATGGATTTGATGGCCATGGCCGCCAAGAAGTTGTCTGCAGACCCCAACGATCCCGTCGCCAAACTCGGACTAAATCTTTTGGCCAATGCCTTTAACAACATGAAAAACCAACGGGGACCAGCCCAGCTCaagccacaacaacaacaacagtcaACCAATGAAGTGGTGGGCCGCAGCCAGCAACAAGCTGTCGCCAACAATAATGAGCCAGTCTCGTCATCAGCCGTTAACGATGTCGAGGATCCAGCCAAATCCCAGTACGCTAATCTAGCTCAAATGGGCTTACAAATGCTAACCAACGGGCTGGCCGATCCTTCGTCGATTGCAGCTAATAAGGCATCCAGTCCGGACATGCGCATGCTGGAAATGGCTTCCCAGTTGATGTGGCAGAGCGCCAAACTATCCAAAGCCGGATTTGATCCTCAAATGGCCAAATCGGCCTTGGGCTTACTTAAAGGCGCTGTGGCTAGTCAGAAACTCGATCCGAAGGTGATTCTCGGACTGGCTGGCAAGATGATGACAATGCAACAACAACTGCAACAACAAACTGCGCCCGTTTCCGGCGAAACTAATGGCGGTGGCTTCAACTTGTTGAGCCAATTGTTGTCCAACGGCCAGCTGGCGTCGGCGCTGCTCAACGCCGGAGCTGCCGCCGCTCAGCCGGCAGTTTCGGCTGACCAATCCAATACGATTTATCGCAATTATGTCAAGGTGACCAGCAGAAAATTGCCGACGCTCAAATCGAAGATGTCCTCACCTTATTCCATCCCGTCTGGCAAAGTTGTCGTCGACATTGGATTTCAGTTCACGATGGAAACGGTGGACACGTGCCGCTCCAACGCCACCTACTTGATTATGGCCGTTTCATCGGCTGCGCACACTGAGGAACGACAGGCGGCTCGCGACACGTGGATCAAAGATTTGCATCAGCTGGTTGGCGGCAAAGTCGACGTTGTTTTCATAATTGGTCAAACGGCCAACGTCACCCTGCATCGGGCCGTCGAAGAGGAGGCAACGACCCATCGCGACTTGATCCAGACCAACGTGCAAGAGCCAATAGAAAATGGCGTCTTCAAAACGTTGGCCGGTCTCGTCTGGATCGACCGCAACTGTCCGGAAATTGAGCAAATCCTCAAGATCGATGATGACGTCTACGTCAGCGCAGCGACAATGCTCAAGGCGATGGAGAAGGGCAAAGCGAGGCCCACCATTACCGGTAGCCTGATCGACAGCATGAGTCCACACACGACATCAG ATGAGAGACACAAGGCGTCGAAGAAAGCCTGGCCTCTGAAAGAGTTCCCACGCTTCATCCTCGGCGGAGCTTACCTGATGGGCAGGCCGGCAGTGCCGCGCTTACTGGCGGCCGCCCAGATAACTCCAATCTTACCACTGGAGGATGTCTACGTGACTGGACTGTGCGCCGTCGGCGGCAAAGTGGAGCTTATTCCCAATAAAAG TCTGTTTGAAGAGGAAATTAGCGAAGAGTTGGACACATGCACCTTTGAGGATTTCGCCTCCTGGCGTTCGACGGGTCCCGCTGACGTCAAACAAACGTGGAACTTTGCTCAAGCGATGAAGAGAAGCGGCGAGGTGTGCGTCACAACCAACAAGTGCGCCCGGACGTTCATGGGCATTTGCATCCCATCATCGTCCTAA